In Amycolatopsis sp. FBCC-B4732, the genomic stretch CCGAGTCGGCGGGCGCGGCGGGCGAACCGACCGGCGCGTCGCGGCCGTGGCGGTTCGGGGACATGCAGCCGTGGGACGTCCCCCGCACCATCCGCAACGCCGTGCTGCGCTCGGTTTCGGTGGGGGAGCGCCAGGTCCGCCTGGACGTCGAGGACGTCGAGGTGGTGGAGACCGAGCACCGGTCGCGGGCGGCGGTCGCGCTGCTGGTCGACACGTCGTGGTCGATGGTGCAGGAAGGTCGCTGGCTGCCGATGAAGCGCACGGCGCTGGCACTGCACCAGCTGATCAGCACGCGCTTCCGCAACGACGCGCTGCAGCTGATCACGTTCGGCCGCTACGCGATGCCGGTGGAGCTGCCGGAGCTGATCGGCCTGGAGGGCGCGTGGGAGCAGGGCACGAACGCCCACCACGGCCTCCTGCTGGCCGGGCAGCACCTGCGCCGCCACCCGGACGCGCAGCCGGTGGTGCTGATGGTCACCGACGGCGAGCCGACCGCGCACCTGGAACCGGACGGCGAGGCGGTCTTCGACTACCCGCCCCAGGACCGGACGCTCCACAAGACACTGTCCGAAGTGGACCGGCTGGCGAAGCTGGGCGCGTCGATTTCGGTGTTCCGGCTCGGGGACGACCCGAGGCTGACGTCGTTCGTGGACCTGATCGCGCGGAGGTCGGGTGGCCGCGTGGTGGCCCCGGACCTCGACGGCCTCGGCGCGGCGGTGGTGGGGGACTACCTGCGGACGCGGCGCCGCTGAGGTTCGGGCCCACCGGCCGGCCGCACCTCGACCGAGGTGCGGCCGGCCGGTGGGCTAGGCGCGTGTCTGACAAAAGTTTCGGCTGGTGGCTGGGATGCTGCTGGTCGTGTCGCGGTTTTAGTTGCTCTCGGATGCCCAGTGGGCGTTGATCGAGAATCTTCTTCCGGTCCGTACCGGTAAGCGCAGGCGTCCGTTTTCCGATGCGCGGGCGATGGTCGAAGAATCATCTACCGCTATCGGTGCTGGATCGCCTGGCGCGACGTGCCGGCGGTGTTCGGTCCGTGGCAGACGATCTGGACCTGGCATCGCCGGATGGCCGGCGACGGAACCTGGGACACCGTCCTGCGGCGCCTGCTCACCGACGCCGACGCCGACGGCATGGTCGACTGGTCGGTGTCGGTGGATTCCACGATCGTCCGAGCGCATCAGCACGCCACCAACATCACCCGTCCCACAGGGGCTGGGTCGAACTACACGGATCTGCTGACCGAGCCGCCTGAGCATGCGATCGGCCGTTCCCGCGGCGGGCGTCCACCCGCCTCGACTCGGTCGACTGCCGAGGGCGCGATGTGATCCAACGACGGTTCAACTTGCTCAAACAGTGGCGCGGGGTGGCCACTCGCTACGACAAGCTCGCCATCGTCTATCGGTCAGCGGTCGTCCTCCACGCCGTGGTCACCTGGACAAAGGCACTGTCAGACCTTCCCTAGGCGCGTCGATGACGGCCGGTGCCCGTCCGGTCCTCGCTCGCCCGGCTCAGTGTCCGGGCCGCGCGGGCCGTGTCCTCGTGGCCCCTCGGCAGGTACGCCTCGTGGTCGGCCAGCACCTCCCGGCCGAGTGCGCGAGCCTGCCTGTGCGCGCCCTCGGCCGTCAGCAGGTCGACCGACCGGCGCCGCAGCCGCAGGACCGTGCCCAGCCGAGGACCCGCCTCCGCCGACGGCAGGGCGCGGAAGTGGCGCCACAACGCGGCGGCGTGGCCGGTCAGGTCCGCCGTCTCCTCCGCCGCCACCACGGCGAACGCCCGGTCCAGAGCCGCGGCCATCCGGTCTTCCGCGTGCAGCCGGCCCAGGATCGCGCGGCGGGTCAAGCGGTGCATCGTCACGACCTCGCCGCTGGTGTCGAACTCCGTGAGGGACGCCGACGCCAGACCGGCCAGCGCCGCGTCCACCGCCACCGGGTCCGGGCCCACCCGGTGCACCAGCGCCCGCCGGACGCCCGGCGATCCCAGCACGGCGAGGAGTTCCGCGACGACCGACGCCCGGCCGTCCCGGGCCGCCACCGCTCGCAACGCCGCGATCGTGGTGTCCTCGACGCACGGGGAGTGGTCTTCGCCCGGGTCCCGCTCCAGCGGCGGGGTGCGCGGCAGCCGGTCGAGGTACTCCTCGAAGCCCGACGTCCGGATCACGCCGCCCGCCTGGGCCAGCGCCAGCGGCAGGCCGCCGAGTTCCCGTGCGACTTCGGCCGGGGCGGCGTCCCGGCCCGATCGCGCACGGAGGAAGCCGACCGCTTCGGGCTCGTCGAACGCGGGCACCGGCAGCGTGGGGCCGAGGACTTCGAAGTCCGGCACCGTCGTCGTCACGAGGACGCGGGCGCGGGCGGGCAGCCAGCGGTTGAGCGCGTCCGGGTCGGTCGCGCCGTCGAAGACGACGAGCGCGTCGTCGAGATCGTCGAGCCACGCCAGACCCTCGCGGGCAGCCGCTTCGGCGTCGGGACCACTGGCCAGCGCCGCGAAGGCACGCGCGGGGTCCTCGGCCGGCACCCAGACCACGGGCGAGCGGCCGGCCCGGACGTAGGCGGCGGCGAGGTGCGTCTTGCCCGCCCCGCCGCGGCCGAGCAGGACGCAGAACCGGCCGTCCCGGAACGTCGAGTCGATCTTCGCCAGCAGCGTGCCGCGCGCCACAGCGGAGACCGGTTCGGCGGGAACGGCGCCGGACACGAACCGGGGGCGAGGACGGCGCAGCCGCAGCACCACCGCCGTGACCAGCGCGAGCACGACGATCGCGCCGCCTGCGACGATCACGGTGCTCATCCGGCCAGGCTAACCGCGCGAGCCGCGTGACGAAGGTTGAGGAAGGGTGATGCTTGACCCTCACGTCACGTCAGGCAGCACGGTGGTCTTCGCAAGGGCCGAACGGCCACCGAAAGAGGAGGGGAACGATGGGGCATCCGGTGGGCAAGGTCGCCGCACTGGCCGGGATCACCGTCCGCACGCTGCACCACTACGACGAGATCGGCCTGCTCAGCCCGAGCGGGCGGACCGCGGCGGGGTACCGCAGCTATGCCGACGACGACCTCGACCGGCTGCAGCGCATCCTGTTCTACCGGGAGCTCGGCTTTCCCCTCGAGACGATCGCGACCCTCGTCGACGACCCGGGCACCGACGCCGAAGCGCACCTCAAGCGGCAGCGCGAGCTGCTGGTGGCGCGGATCGGCGAGCTCGGGCGGATGGTCGCGGCCGTCGACCGCGTGATGGAGGCGAGAGCCATGGGCAGCGCGTTGACGCCCGAGGAGAAGTTCGAAGTGTTCGGCGGGTTCCGCGAACCGGACGGCTACGCGGAAGAAGCCGCCCGCCGCTGGGCGCACACCCCCGAGTGGCGGGGTGCCGCCACCCCGTCCAAGGAGGACCTGGCGGCCGGGGAGGCCGCCCGCAAGGACTGGGTGGCGCGGCTCGGCGCCGTCCTGGACGCCGGGGCCGCGCCGGACAGCCCCGAAGCCGGGGAGCTGGCCGAGGCACACCGGGAGATGCTGTCCCGCGTGATGGGCGAGTGCTCCTACGAGACGCAGCGGCGGATCGGTGTGCTGTACACCACCGAGCCGGCGCAGCTGGAGTTCCTGGTCCGGGCCGACGAGCAGCGTCCCGGCGTGGGCGCGTTCGTCCGCGACGCCATCGAAGCGAACGCGGCCCGCCGGGAGGAATGACTCCGCCAGGTGGGGGAGGAGTCCCACCGGACGGGAGGGGGTGCGGGGCAGCGCTTACAGTCGAGGTATGCAGACTTGGTCATCCGTCGACGTGCCCCGCATCCCGGGCACCCCCCGCCCGCTGCGGCTCCACGACACGGCCACCGGGCAGGTCCGCCCGACCGCGCCCGGGGCCACCGCCCGGATGTACGTCTGCGGCATCACGCCCTACGACGCGACGCATCTGGGGCACGCCGCGACGTACCTCGCGTTCGACCTGGTGAACCGCGTGTGGCGCGACAACGGCCACGACGTCCACTACGTGCAGAACGTCACGGACATCGACGAGCCGCTGCTGGAGCGCGCCGCGCGGGACAAGGACGACTGGGTCGTGCTCGGCATGCGCGAGACGGCGCTGTTCCGCGAGGACATGACGGCGCTGCGGGTGGTCCCGCCGCAGCAGTTCGTCGGCGCCGTGGAGAGCATCCCGGAGATCGTCGAGGTCATCGCCAAGCTGCTGGCCAACGGCGCCGCCTACCGGGCCGAAGACCTGGAGTTCCCGGACATCTACTTCGACCACGCGGCGACCGGCCGGTTCGGCTACGAGTCGAACTACGACGAGCCGACCATGGCGAAGTTCTTCGCCGAGCGCGGCGGCGACCCCGACCGCGCCGGCAAGCGCCACCCGCTCGACGCGCTGCTGTGGCGCGTGGCCCGCGAGGGCGAGCCCTCGTGGGAGTCCGAGCTCGGCCCGGGCCGCCCCGGCTGGCACATCGAGTGCAGTGCGATCGCCGTCAACCGGCTGGGCCTCGGGTTCGACCTGCAGGGCGGCGGCTCGGACCTGATCTTCCCGCACCACGAGTACAGCGCGGCGCACGCCGAAGCCGTGGCCAAGGACGGTCAGTTCGCCCGCCACTACGTGCACGCCGGCATGATCGGCCTCGACGGCGAGAAGATGTCGAAATCCCGGGGGAACCTGGTGTTCGTCTCGCGGTTGCGGGCCGACCAGGTCGACCCGGGCGCGATCCGGCTGGCCCTGTTCGCCGGCCACTACCGCGCCGACCGCCCGTGGACGGATTCGCTCCTCACCGACGCCGAGACGAGGCTGGCGCGCTGGCGCGAGGCCGTCTCGCTGGCCACCGGGCCGTCCGCCGCGGACACGATCGTCCGGCTGCGCGACCACCTGTCCGACGACCTGGACACGCCGAAGGCGCTGGCGGCGATCGACGCGTGGGCGAACGAGGCCCTCCGCCGCGACGGCACCGACTCGACGGCTCCCGGCCTGATCCGCATCGCGGTCGACGCCCTCCTCGGCATCGACCTCTGAAACCCGACCAGGGGCCGCACTTTCACGTGAAAGTGCGGCCCCTGAGCGTATAACGACCTATACCGCGGTGGCGGGGTGGCCGTCGGTCAGGTGGAGGCGGTCGCCGGACCAGTCGCGGCGCAGCCAGCGGTCGTGGGACGCGAGGACGACCGCGCCCGGAGCCCTCTCCAGCGCCGAGAACAGTTCTTCCGCCAGGGTCAGCGAAATGTGGTTCGTCGGCTCGTCGAGCAGGAGCACGTCCGGTGGTTCGGCGAGCAGGATCGCCAGCGCCAGCCGCCGCCGCTGGCCGACCGAGAGCGCGCCGACGGGCTGCCGGAGGTCCCGGGACGCCAGCAGGCCGAGCCGGCTCAGCGGGGGAGCGTCCTCGCCGAGCGTGTCCCGGTAGACCCGGGCCGCGGATCGGTGCGGCTCCGCGAAGGCGACGTCCTGCTCCAGCATCCCGACCCGCACGCCGTGTCCGAAGTGGACCGTGCCGGCGGCGGGCGCGAGCCGGCCGGCCAGCACGGACAGCAGCGTCGACTTCCCGGCGCCGTTCCCGCCGGTGACCAGCAGCCGGGCCGACCCCTCGACGTCGAGGTGCGGCAGCCGCAGCCGGCCCGGGACTTCCAGTGCGCGTACGGAAATCGCGGGTCCTTCACCGGCCGCCCGGCCGGTGAGTTCCGCCCGGAACCGCAGTGGCGCCGGGGGTTTGCGCACCTGGTCGCGTTCGAGGTTCTCCAGCCGCTGTTCGGCGTCGCGCACCCGCCGCGAGATCGTCTTCTGGACGCGCGCGCCCTTGAAGTGGTGGATGAACTTGTCGTTGTCCCGCGGGCCGCGGCCGTAGGCGACGTTCCGCGCGGTGACCGCGACGGTCTCCCGAAGCTCCTTCAGCTCCTCCTGTTCTTCGGCGAAGCGCTGCTCCCACCGCGCCCGCTCGGCCTTCTTGTGGCCGAGGTAGTCGGAGTAGCTGCCGCCGTAGCGGACCGCGCCGCCGGCCTGCCGGTCCGCCGCGGCCGGGTCGAGGTCGACGATGTCGGTGCAGACGGCGTCGAGGAACACCCGGTCGTGCGAGGACAGCACGACGATCCCGGTCAGCTCGGCGAGGTGGCGTTCGAGGAACGCCATCGCCGCGTCGTCGAGGTGGTTGGTCGGCTCGTCCAGCAGGAGCGTCTCCGGCTGCCGGACGAGCAGCGCGGCCAGCCCGAGCCGGGACCGCTGCCCGCCCGAGAGCGTGCCGAGCCGCCGGTCCGGTGCGACGCCGCCGAGGCCGAGCCCGTCGCAGACGAGCTTCGCGCGGCGGTCGGCGTCCCAGAGGTCGTGGGCCTGGGCCCACTCCAGGACCCGGCCGTACTCCTCGAGCACACCTTCGTCGTCGGGCCGGTCGGTCATCGCCGCGGTCAGCTCGTCGAGGCGGGCCGACGCGGCCCGGATCTCGGCGAGGGCGTCGTCGAGCACGTCGGCGAACGTCGCCTCCATGGCGAACGGCAGTTCCTGCAGCAGGAACCCGACGTCGGGGCCGCGGAGCACCTCGCCGGAGCGGGGTTCTTCGAGTCCGGCGAGCAGGCGCAGCAGGGTGGACTTGCCGGTGCCGTTCTCGCCGACCAGGCCGAGCCGTTGCCCGGCCGACGCGGTCAGCGAGATGCCGTCGAGCACCACGCGGGTGCCGTAGCCGAAGACGACGTCCTTGGCCTGCAAGGGAAAAAGGGTTGACATTGCGCATCACCGGGCCCGGAGGAAAAGAAGCGGAGATCCCGCCGGGCGTCATGGCACGCGGGAGCGTCAGGCTCGACCGGGTGCCGCCTCGGAAGCGGGATGGGCGCGGTTCAGTTCTTCATAGTGAGAACAAGTTAACGCAACAACCGTAGAGTTAGTCAACGGGTTATGGCCTGCGTCACATCCGGCAGCTCGACGGTCGACCGTTCGGCCGCCGCGGTGCCGTCGGTGAGGAACTCGAGCAACGCCGTCAGCTGGCGGCGGTCGAACCGCGCGAGCCGCTCGCCGACGAACCGGGCCATCGGCGCGTAGAGCTCGGCGAGCTCGGCCATCCGGTCGGGCAGTGGCCGGACGACGAGCCGGCGCCGGTCGGCGGGGTCCGGGGCGCGCTCGGCCAGCCGGTGCAGCGCCATCCGGTCGAGCAGGCGGGTGAACGCGCCGGTCGACATCCCGAGCAGGCCCGCGAGCTCGGTCGGGGAGTCGCTGACGCCGCCGTGGAGCAGGTGCAGGCAGTGCAGCTCGGTCGGGGTGACGCCCATCCGCTCGGCGACCGCGGCGTGGAAGAGCGCGGTCGAGCCCACGAACCGGGGGAGGGCGAGGGCGGCGGCGGTGGCGAGTTCGCGCTGGTCGGGCAACGTCCATCCAAGGTCGGGTCACGGCGCAGTCGCTGCCTGGTGCAGCTGCTGCGCGGCGAACGATAACGCAGCCGGTTGACAAACCCGCAGGCGGGACCAAGTATGAAAGAAGACTTTCGAAACACTTCTTTCAGGAATGGGGCGACCGATGGCCGAGCTGCCGCCGCGCAAGCGGATCGAGGACGTCGAGCTGCTGCGCGCGCTGGCGCACCCGTTGCGGTCGGCGCTGCTCAACCACCTCACCGCGGTCGGTCCGCGCACCGCGAGCGAGTGCGCGGAGGCGGTCGGCTCGACCGCGTCCAACTGCAGCTGGCACCTGCGTCAGCTCGCGCAGTACGGCCTCGTCGAGCGGGCCGACGCCGAAGACGGCCGCGAACGGCCGTGGCGCGCCCGGCAGGTCGGCCTCGAGGTGGGGGAGCTGGCCGACGACCCCGCGCACCGGGCCGCGCAGCTCGGCGTCGTCGGCGCGACGCTGAGCCACGAGCAGGAACTGACCCAGCGGTACCTGGACTCCCTCGACGACCTCGACCCCGCCTGGCGCGCCGCGGCCGGGATGTCGACCTACGCGCTGCGCGTCACGCCCGCGGAGCTGACCCGGCTGACCGAAGCGATCGACGCGCTGGTCCGGCCCTACGTCGGCGCGATCCGGGCCGACGCGCCGGCGGACGCGGCGTCGGTGCACGTCGGCCTGCGCGCGTTCCCGCGCATCGAGCACTCGGGGAAGGCCGAGGTGTGAGACAGCTGCTGGGGGTGCCCGCGTTCGCGCGGCTGTGGGTGGCGGCGTTCTTCGGCGAGACGGCCGAATGGATGCTGCAGGTGGCGCTGCCGGTCTACGTCTTCCAGCGCACCGGCTCCGCCGCGACGACGGCGCTGAGCATCGTGCTCGGCCTGCTGCCCGCGGTGCTGCTGAGCCCGGTCGCCGGCGTCGTCGCCGACCGGTGGAACCGCCGCGCGGTGCTGTTCGGCGTCTGCTGCGGGCTCGCCGTCGTCGCGCTCCCGCTGCTGGCCGAGCCCGGCGTCCCGGTGGTGTACGGCGTGATGGCCGCCCAGGCGGCGCTGGCGTCGGTGTTCGAACCGGCGCGCAACGCGCTGGTGCCGGAGCTGGTCGGGGTCGCCGACGTGACCGGCGCGAACGGCCTGATGAGCGTCAACGGCAGCGTGGCCCGGCTCGCCGGCGGCTGGGCGGGTGGCGCCCTGCTGGGCTTCGGTGGCCTCGCCGACGTCGTCACCGGCTACCTCGCCGTCCTCGTGGTGGCGGCGGCGCTGCTGGCCAAGCCGTTCCGGCGGGTGGCGGCCCCCGCACCCGCCGCCGCGCGCGAACCCGTCGTGCGGGCGTGGCTCGACGGCCTGCGGGAGCTGACGCACAACCGGCGGCTGTGGCGCACCGGGCTTGCGCTGGTGTTCACCTCGCTGGCGCAGGGCATGTTCCTGGTGCTGTTCGTGGTCTACGTCCTGGACGTGCTCGGCGGCAGCGAAGCCGACGCGGGCCTGCTGCGGGGCGTGCAGGCGATCGGCGGGCTGGCCGCCGGGTTCGCGCTCGCGACGGTGGCGCGGCGGGTGGCGCCGGTCCGGCTGCTCGGCTGGGGCTCGCTGCTGCTGGGCGTGCTGTCCGCGGTGATCTGGAACCTCGCCTCGGTGACGACCGCGCTGGGCGTCTACGTCGGCCTGTTCGTCCTCGTAGGCGCGCCGGGGGTGGCCGTCGGCGCCGGGGTGCTGTCGGAGATCCAGAGCGCGGTGGCCCCCGAGCGGGCCGGGCGGGTGCTGAGCACGACGTTCGCCGTGATCGCCACCTTCACGACCGTCGGCGCGCTGCTGGCGGGCACCCTCGTCGCGGCGACCGGGCCCGCGGTGCTGCTCGACGTCCAGGCGGGCGTCTACGTGTTCGCCGGGGTGCTCATGCTGGCCCGGATTCGCAGGTTTCGCGAAGAACCCGTGAGCGCGGTGGCTACGGTGGAGGGGTGCCACACCTCTTCGCCACCAGCGACCTCCACGTGACCCACGAGGGCAACGGCCCGATCCTGGACTCGGTCGTCCCCGAGACGGCGGACGACTGGCTGCTCGTGGCCGGCGACGTCGCCGAGCGCGCGGAAGCCACCATCGGGACGCTGAAGACGCTGCGCGAGCGGTTCGCGAAGGTCGTCTGGGTGCCGGGCAACCACGAACTGTGGACGACGAACAACGACCCGTGCCAGCTGCGCGGCCAGGCCCGCTACGAGTACCTCGTCGAGCAGTGCCGCGAGATCGGCGTCCTGACGCCGGAGGACGAGTACCCCGTCTGGGAGCACGGCGCGAAGCCGCTGACCATCGCGCCGCTGTTCC encodes the following:
- a CDS encoding MerR family transcriptional regulator; translated protein: MGHPVGKVAALAGITVRTLHHYDEIGLLSPSGRTAAGYRSYADDDLDRLQRILFYRELGFPLETIATLVDDPGTDAEAHLKRQRELLVARIGELGRMVAAVDRVMEARAMGSALTPEEKFEVFGGFREPDGYAEEAARRWAHTPEWRGAATPSKEDLAAGEAARKDWVARLGAVLDAGAAPDSPEAGELAEAHREMLSRVMGECSYETQRRIGVLYTTEPAQLEFLVRADEQRPGVGAFVRDAIEANAARREE
- the mshC gene encoding cysteine--1-D-myo-inosityl 2-amino-2-deoxy-alpha-D-glucopyranoside ligase produces the protein MQTWSSVDVPRIPGTPRPLRLHDTATGQVRPTAPGATARMYVCGITPYDATHLGHAATYLAFDLVNRVWRDNGHDVHYVQNVTDIDEPLLERAARDKDDWVVLGMRETALFREDMTALRVVPPQQFVGAVESIPEIVEVIAKLLANGAAYRAEDLEFPDIYFDHAATGRFGYESNYDEPTMAKFFAERGGDPDRAGKRHPLDALLWRVAREGEPSWESELGPGRPGWHIECSAIAVNRLGLGFDLQGGGSDLIFPHHEYSAAHAEAVAKDGQFARHYVHAGMIGLDGEKMSKSRGNLVFVSRLRADQVDPGAIRLALFAGHYRADRPWTDSLLTDAETRLARWREAVSLATGPSAADTIVRLRDHLSDDLDTPKALAAIDAWANEALRRDGTDSTAPGLIRIAVDALLGIDL
- a CDS encoding ABC-F family ATP-binding cassette domain-containing protein → MSTLFPLQAKDVVFGYGTRVVLDGISLTASAGQRLGLVGENGTGKSTLLRLLAGLEEPRSGEVLRGPDVGFLLQELPFAMEATFADVLDDALAEIRAASARLDELTAAMTDRPDDEGVLEEYGRVLEWAQAHDLWDADRRAKLVCDGLGLGGVAPDRRLGTLSGGQRSRLGLAALLVRQPETLLLDEPTNHLDDAAMAFLERHLAELTGIVVLSSHDRVFLDAVCTDIVDLDPAAADRQAGGAVRYGGSYSDYLGHKKAERARWEQRFAEEQEELKELRETVAVTARNVAYGRGPRDNDKFIHHFKGARVQKTISRRVRDAEQRLENLERDQVRKPPAPLRFRAELTGRAAGEGPAISVRALEVPGRLRLPHLDVEGSARLLVTGGNGAGKSTLLSVLAGRLAPAAGTVHFGHGVRVGMLEQDVAFAEPHRSAARVYRDTLGEDAPPLSRLGLLASRDLRQPVGALSVGQRRRLALAILLAEPPDVLLLDEPTNHISLTLAEELFSALERAPGAVVLASHDRWLRRDWSGDRLHLTDGHPATAV
- a CDS encoding MarR family winged helix-turn-helix transcriptional regulator, which gives rise to MPDQRELATAAALALPRFVGSTALFHAAVAERMGVTPTELHCLHLLHGGVSDSPTELAGLLGMSTGAFTRLLDRMALHRLAERAPDPADRRRLVVRPLPDRMAELAELYAPMARFVGERLARFDRRQLTALLEFLTDGTAAAERSTVELPDVTQAITR
- a CDS encoding helix-turn-helix transcriptional regulator, yielding MAELPPRKRIEDVELLRALAHPLRSALLNHLTAVGPRTASECAEAVGSTASNCSWHLRQLAQYGLVERADAEDGRERPWRARQVGLEVGELADDPAHRAAQLGVVGATLSHEQELTQRYLDSLDDLDPAWRAAAGMSTYALRVTPAELTRLTEAIDALVRPYVGAIRADAPADAASVHVGLRAFPRIEHSGKAEV
- a CDS encoding MFS transporter; translated protein: MRQLLGVPAFARLWVAAFFGETAEWMLQVALPVYVFQRTGSAATTALSIVLGLLPAVLLSPVAGVVADRWNRRAVLFGVCCGLAVVALPLLAEPGVPVVYGVMAAQAALASVFEPARNALVPELVGVADVTGANGLMSVNGSVARLAGGWAGGALLGFGGLADVVTGYLAVLVVAAALLAKPFRRVAAPAPAAAREPVVRAWLDGLRELTHNRRLWRTGLALVFTSLAQGMFLVLFVVYVLDVLGGSEADAGLLRGVQAIGGLAAGFALATVARRVAPVRLLGWGSLLLGVLSAVIWNLASVTTALGVYVGLFVLVGAPGVAVGAGVLSEIQSAVAPERAGRVLSTTFAVIATFTTVGALLAGTLVAATGPAVLLDVQAGVYVFAGVLMLARIRRFREEPVSAVATVEGCHTSSPPATST